The genomic DNA AACCGGCAGCCCGGACCGAACGCCCTGGGGGCCGGTACGACGCCGCGGATCTGGTGCAGCCGCTCGGCACCCGACTCCAGCGAGACGACCGAGCCGAGCAGTCCCCGGCTGTAGTGGTGCGCCGGGTCGGTCAGCAGCGCGCGGGTGTCACCGGCCTCGGCGACCTGACCGGCGTACATCACCGCGACCCGGTGGGCGAGGTCGCCGACCAGGGCCAGGTCGTGGGAGACGAGGACCATCGCGAAGCCCAGTTCGTCGCGGAGCCGGACCAGCAGCTCGACGACCTGGGCCTGCACGGTGACGTCGAGGGCGGTGGTCGGCTCGTCGGCGATGAGCAGGCGCGGGCCGCGGGACAGGGCCATCGCGATCAGCACCCGCTGGCGCTGGCCGCCGGACAGCTCGTGCGGGTAGCTGCGCAGGGTGCGCTCGGGGGAGAGGCCGACCAGTTCGAGAAGCTCGGCGGGGGTACGGGTGCCGCCGCGGGAGGTGAGCCACTTCAGCTGGGTGCCGATCAGCACGGAGGGGTTCAGGGACGACATGGCGTCCTGGTAGACCATCGCGATCTCCGGGCCCATCAGCGCCCGGCGCTCCTTCGGCGTCAGCTTCAGCAGGTCGCGGCCCCGGTAGCGGATCTCGCCCTCGGCCTCGGCGTTGCGGGCCAGCAGGCCCATGATCGCGAGGCTGGTGATGGACTTGCCGCAGCCCGACTCGCCGACCAGGCCGAGGGTCTCGCCCTCGCGGACGGTGAAGGAGATGCCGTCGACGACGCGGGTGTCGCCGTAGCGGTCCGGGAAGCGGATGGACAGGTCCCGTACGACGAGCAGGTCGGCGGCGTCCTCGGCGAGCGGCGGCACGGCGGGCTCCATGGCCGCCAGCCGGGTCGCCAGCTCGGCGAGCGCGGCGCTCACCTCGGCCTCCTCGGCCGCCGGCGCGGGTGCGGCGGCGTCGTCGTCGGAGTCGGTGCCGCCGGTGCGGGACTTGTCCGGGGAGGCGGCGGCGTCCGTCATGCCCTCGGAGAGCACGTTCAGCGCCAGCACCGTGACCAGCACGCACAGGCCCGGGAAGAGCGTCGCCCACCAGCCGCCGGACAGCAGGATCTGCCGGCCGTAGGCCAGCACGCTGCCCCAGCTCGGGTCGGGGTCCTGCACACCGGCGCCGATGAAGGACAGGCTCGCCTCGAAGATGATGGAGTCCGCCACCATGACCGTCGCGAACACCAGCACCGGCGCCGCGCAGTTGATCGCGACGTGCCGGGCCACGATGTAGCCGCGGCGGGCGCCGACGACCCGCTCGGCGGCCACGTAGTCCTCGCCGTACTGCTCCAGCACGCCTGCCCGCACCACGCGGGCGAGCGAGGGCGAGTAGACGAACGCGATGGTGAGGATGATGACGGGCACGCTGGGCCCGAAGACCGCGACCAGCACGGCGGCCAGCGCGATCGGCGGGAAGGACATGACGACGTCGAGCGTGCGCATCACCGACTCGTCGGCGAGCCTGCGCGAGGTGGCCGCCAGCGCGCCCAGCGCCGAGCCGAGGACCAGGGCGAGCAGGGTCGCGCCGAGTCCGATGACCAGGGAGTAGCGCGCACCGTGCACGACGCGGGCGAACACGTCGCGCCCGGCCCGGTCGGTGCCGAACCAGTGGTCGGCGCCGGGAGCCCGGGCGGGGACGCCGGTGGCGAGCGGATCCTGGGTGAGCAGCGGGGCGAAGACCGCGCCCAGGACCACCACGAGGAGGACCCCGAGGGCGATCCGGGAGGACAGGGGCAGCCGGCGCAGGCGGGTGCCGGGCCGGGCGAGGTGCCCGGCGAGGGAGCGTGGAGCGAACATCACACCGTCCTGATGCGCGGGTTGACGAGCAGGTAGAGCAGGTCGACGACGACGTTGACCACGAGGAAGGCGATCGCGATGGTGAGCACGGTGCCCTGGACCAGCCCGACGTCGCCTCCGTTGACACCCTCGAGGATCAGCTTGCCCATGCCGGGCAGGTCGAAGATCGCCTCGATCACGACGGCGCCGCTGAGCATGTAGCCGACCTTGACTCCCAGCACGGTCAGCGGGGTGACCAGCGCGTTGCGCAGCACGGACCGGATGATCAGGAATGGCGGCAGGCCGCAGCCCCTGGCGGTGCGCACGTAGTCGCGGTCGAGTTCGGTGACCATCGAGGTGCGGACCAGCCGGGCCAGCGACGAGGCGACCGGCAGGGCGAGGGAGACGGCGGGCAGCGTCATGCTCTCGATCCAGCCGGAGAAGGAGTCGGCCGGGTTGACGTAGCCGCCGGTCGGCAAGAGCGGCGTGTTCAGCGCGAACTGCTGGATGAGCAGGACGCCGATCCAGAACGAGGGCAGGGCGATGCCGGCCATCGACAGCACCCGGAAGACCTGGTCGGGCCAGCGGTCCCGGTGGACGGCGCTGAGGACGCCGAAGACCAGCGCCAGCACGACGGCCAGCGCCAGGCCGAGCAGGGTCAGCTGCAGGGTGAGCGGGAACGCGGTGGCGATCCGGTCGGTGACGGGCTGACTGGGCGACATGGTGACGCCGAGGTCCCCGTGCAGCAGGTCGCCCAGGAAGGCGAAGTAGCGCACGGGCAGCGGGTCGTCGAGCCCGTGCGCCTCGGCGAACGCCGCTCGCGCCTCCGGGCTCGCCGACTCGCCCAGCGCGTTGTACGCGGGGTCGGTCGGCGAGAACTGGAGGACCACGAAGACCAGCAGCGCGATGCCGAGGACCATCACCGGCATCATCGCGACGCGGCGCAGCGCGAGCCGGAGAAATGCAACCATCGTGAGGTTCCTAGCGATTGGGTGTGCGGAGTCAGGCCCGGCCGACGTCGATGAAGGACAGTCCGGTGGTGGGCAGCGGCTCGAACCCGCTCAGTGCTCCCTCCCGCCAGGCGGTGGGCAGCTTGCGGTGCAGGATCGGGTACAGGGCGGCCTCGTCGGCGACCAGGTCGGTGACCTGGCCCCACAGCTCCTTGCGCCTGGCCTCGTCGGCCTCGGCGGCGGCCTTGTCCAGCAGCGACCTGGTCCGCTTGTAGGCGGAGCTGCCCTTCCACCCGTAGCGGTTCTCGGGCCAGAAGCCGTAGTAGAACCAGCGCAGCAGCAGGTCGGCGTCGTTGCCGAAGACGGACGGGTCGCCCGGCGCGGCCAGTGCCTCGAAGTCGCCCTGGTCGATCTTGGCGTACTGCGCGGGGGACTGCTGGATGTCCAGCTCGGCGTCGACACCGACCGCGGCCCAGCTCTCCTTGATGAGCGGCGCGATGTCCTTGACCCAGCCGTTGTCGGTGAGCATCAGCGTGAAGGACAGCTTGCCCACGCCCGCCTCGGCGAGCAGCTTCCTGGCCCTGGCCGGGTCGTGGGCGTAGACGGTGGCGGCCTTGTGGTAGTCCGGGTGCGTGGCCGGGACGTAGCCGGAGGCGGCCTCGGCGTTGCCGAGCAGCGCGGTGGAGATGATCTTCTCGGTGTCCAGCGCGTAGTGCAGCGCCTGGCGCACCCGCTTGTCCCGGAACCGCTTGTCGGCGCAGTTGAACATGAGGAAGAGCAGCCCGAAGGACTGGACCGACTCCACCTTGTCCTTGCCGGTGAAGCCCTCGACGTCGATGTAGGGGACGTCCTCGATGGCCTGCACACGACCGGACTTGAGCGCGCTGACCCGGGCGGACGGGTCGGACATCAACCGCCAGATCATCTTCTTGGCCTTGGCCGGGTGCGGGCCGTTGTACTTGTCGTACGCCTCCATGACGATCTTGTCCTCGCGGACCGCCGACACGAACTTGTACGGGCCCGAGCCCACGGGCCGGGCGTCGAAGGACTTGGCGTCGGCGCCCGCGATCTTCTTCGGCACGATCCGCACCACGGATATGCGGGAGGGGAAGAGCGCGAAGGCGTACTTCAGCTTGAACTCCACCGTCGACCCGTCGACGGCCGTGACCCGGTCGATGAAGGGGACGAACTGCGCCATCAGCGAGGCGTTCGCCTCGTCCAGGACCCGTTCGAAGCTGAACACCACGTCGTCGGCGGTGACCGGCGAGCCGTCGTGGAAGGTCGCGCCCTCGCGCAGGGTGGCCCGGTAGGTGGTCGCGTTGATCTTCTTGGGCATCCCGGTCGCCAGCGCCGGCCGCGCCACGAGGGTGGCGGGGTCGAGGTCGACCAGCCCCTCGAAGATGTGCATGTTGGCCGCGTACGGCGTCGCACCCGAGGTGATCATCGGGTCGAAGCCGGTGGAGAGCGGGTAGGAGAGCCCGGCCTCGATGGTGTCGCCGCCGCTGCCCGAACCGCCGCTGCCGTCTCCGCTGGAGGCCGGGCCCCCGCAGGCCGTCAGGCCCGTGGTGACCGCGGTCGCCACACCGATGGCACTGGTGTATCTCATGAACGTGCGGCGATCGACGCCGGCTGCACTGCGCGCGGACAAGGAGTCCTCCAGGCGGGAGATGAGGGTCGAGCAAGGTGGAGGAGGCGAGTGTGGGGTCGGCGCCTCACCGACAGTGCGTCAGACGTCTGATGTCTGATGCTTGATAACGTGGGAACGTAGCCGGGCAAGTGAGAGGGGTCAAGAGGTGGCGGTGGGGCAAAGGGCGATTCGGCGGAGAGAGCCGGAGCCCAAGACGGCACGACAACCGTTGCGGCAGGAGGTCGTCGACGGCATCAAGGCCTACATCCTGCGCAACGACCTGCGACCGGGGGATCCGCTGCCGACCGAGCCCGCCCTGTGCGAGGCGCTCGGCGCGAGCCGGTCCAGTGTGCGGGAGGCGATCAGGATCCTCACCGCGCTCGACATCGTCGAGGTGCGGCACGGGCACGGCACCTACGTCGGCAGGCTGAGCCTGTCCGCCCTGGTGGAGAGCCTGACCTTCCGCGGCCTGCTCAGCCCCGACGACGACTTCCAGGTGATGAGCGACCTCATCGAGGTCCGGGAGCTGTTCGAGCGGGGCATGGCCGAACGGCTGGTCTCCTCGCTGGACGAGGAGCAGATCGACCGGCTCGAGGCCCACGTGGACGAGATGCGCAGGGCCGGCGCGGGGGAGGGGCACGGGTTCGTCGAGGCGGACCGGGCCTTCCACACCCTGCTCCTGGCTCCGCTCGGCAACGACCTCATCGGCCAGCTCTCCGCGGCCTTCTGGGACGTCTACGTCATCGTCGCGCCGCATCTCGACGTGTTCACCCGCGAGCACGAGGCGGCCACCATCGCCAACCACCAGCGCATCGTGAACGCCGTGCGCGACCGTGACCCGGTCGAGTTCGCGGCGGCCCTCGCCGAGCACTACGCGCCGGTGCGCCTGCGGATCGAGGAGGCCCGCGCCCGGCGCTGACCGGGTCGCACGGACGGCGAAGGCGCCCCCGCCGGGGGCGCCTTTCCCATGCCCGGCGTCCAGCGGCCCGGCGCGCGGCCGGAGCGCCGGGCACTTGACGGTCGTCTTCGGGATCTCTAATGTCCTCGATCAGCAGACATCAGACGTCTGCTGATCGAGAGTGAACCGCTCTCCTCGCCGGGGCCGGTCCGGCCGGTCCCTCCCGTTCCTCCGCCGCTGCGCCGCGCGCACGCCTCACCCACCGGGGCCCCTCCATGCCACTGACGGACCTCACCCTCGCCCAGTGCCTGGCACTGCGGCCCAACCTCGACGAGCCCACCGACCTCGACGCCTTCTGGGAACAGACCCTCCGCGAGGCCCGAAACGCCGGCGGCACACCCGGCTTCACCCCGGTGGACACCGGCCTGACCGAGGTGACGACCTACGACGTCACGGTGCCGGGGTTCGCCGGCGAGCCCGTCCGGGGCTGGCTGCACCTGCCCGCCCGCGGGAGCGGACCGCTCGGCTGCGTGGTGGAGTTCCTCGGCTACGGGCGCGGTCGCGGCCTGTCGCACGAGCAGGTGCTCTGGGCCAACGCCGGTTACGCCCACCTCATCATGGACACGCGCGGCCAGGGCTGGTCCACCGCCGGCGGCGACACCCCCGACACCGCCGCCCTGAACGGCACCGTCCCCGGGTTCCTCACCCGTGGCGTCGAGAGCCCCCACGACCACTACTACCGGCGGGTGTTCACCGACGCCGTGCGTTTCGTGGAGACCGCCCGCGCCCACTCCGCCGTGGACCCGGACAAGGTCGTCGTCACCGGCGTCAGCCAGGGCGGCGGCATCGCCCTCGCGGTGGCCGGCCTCGTACCGGGCCTGGCCGGCGTGATGCCCGACGTCCCCTTCCTCTGCGACATCCGGCGCGGCGCCACGATCGCGGCCCGGCCGCCCTACACCGAGGTCGCCGAGTACCTGCGCCTGCACCGCGACCGCACCGAGGCCGTCTTCACCACCCTGTCCTACGTCGACGCCGCCCTGCTGGCCGCCCGTGCCACGGCCCCGTCGCTCTTCTCCATCGCGATGATGGACGACATCTGCCCGCCCTCGACGGGCTTCGCGGCCTACCACCGCTACGGCGGCCCCAAGGACCTGCGCGTCTACGAGTTCAACGGCCACGAGGGCGGCGGCGGCCACCACCGCCGCGAGCAACTCGCCTGGGTTCGCGAACTGCTGACCGCACCCCGCCCCGACGCCCGTACCACCCCGACCGCACTGCACGACCCCCAACTCGCCTGATCCCTCACCCGAGAGAGGCCTGTTCATGCAGCGAAGAGTCACCCTGGCCATCGGCACCGCCGCCCTGGTCGTCCTGGGCACCACCGTCCCCGCCGCCCACGGCGCCGACTCCCCGCGCAGGGCCGCCGCGGCCGCCGGGACCCTCACCTCGCAGGACCTCGCCACCGCGGGCACCGGCTCCCCCTACTACCGCATCCCCGCCCTGACCCGGACCACCAAGGGCACGCTGCTCGCCGCCTACGACGCCCGCCCCACCCTCGGCGACCTGCCCGGCAACATCGGCGTCGTCCTCAGGCGCAGCACCGACGGCGGGGCCACCTGGCAGGCCCAGCAGGTGGTGCGCAAGGACGCCGCCCCCAAGGGCTACGGCGACCCCAGCCTCCTCGTCGACCGCGAGACCGGCCGCGTCTTCGTCTTCTACGCGGCCTCCGTGAACCAGGGCTTCTTCGGCTCCGCCACCGGCAACGACGAGAGCGACCCGGACGTCCTCCAGGCCGACTACAGCTACTCCGACGACGACGGCCTCACCTGGAGGCACGAGCGGATCACCGCCGACATCAAGGACCCGGCCTGGGCCGGCATGTTCGCCGCCTCCGGCGAGGGCATCCAGCTGCGCCACGGCGCCCACAAGGGCCGCCTGATCCAGCAGTACGCCATCCGCAAGGACGGCGCCAACTACGCCGTCAGTGCCTACAGCGACGACCACGGCGCCACCTGGAAGATGGGCACCCCCGTCGGCCCCGGCGGCGACGAGAACAAGACCGTCGAGCTGTCCGACGGCCGCGTCATGCTCAACAACCGCTCCAGGCCCTATCGGACGGTCGCGTACTCCACCGACGGCGGCGTCACCTACAGCTCCTTCCAGCAGGACGCCGAGCTGCCGGATCCGGCCAACAACGGCTCCGTCACGCGTTTCGCGCCGAACGTGGCCGCCTCGCACCCGAGGGCCTCGTGGCTGATGTTCAGCAACACCGCGACGACCGGCAGCCGCAGCAACCTCACCGTCCGTCTCTCCTGCGACAACGGGCAGAACTGGCCGGTGCGCAGGACCGTCGAGTCCGGAGCGGCCGCCTACTCGACGCTCACCCCGCTCGGCGACGGCACCGGACCCAACCCGGGCATGGGGCTGCTGTGGGAACGGGGCAACGTCGACCACATCTCCTACTCCTCCTTCGACCTGAAGTGGCTCGGCGGAGTCTGCGCGCCGGTCACCGTCACCTCGCCCTCCTCGCTGCCCGCGGGGCGTACCACCACCGTCACCGTCCGCGTGGTCAGCCAGAACGACGTGTCCCTCCCCGCCGGCACCGTCTCCCTCGACCTGCCGGAAGGCTGGAGCGCCCCCGAGGCCGTCGTGCCCGCACTCGACCCCGGCCAGGGCGCGAACATGAAGATCCCCGTCACGGTCCCCGCGAACGCCGCCGCGGGTGACGCCAGGACGACCGCCGTCTACGAAGTCCGCGGCTCGCAGCACTCCTACGGCGACAAGACGTTCACCGTCACCGAGCCCTGACCGGCCAGGAGCCGCCGGGCGCCGGTGTCCAGGCGCCCGGCGGCCCCGTACCACCCGTTCCGCCATCCGCACAGCCCAGGAGAAACACCATGTCCTCGTCCCAGCCCCTGAGCGGCGTCGTGCCGCCCGTCTGCACTCCCCTGGACGGGTCGGGCGAGGTCGACACCGCCTCGCTCGCCCGGCTCGTCGAGCATCTCGTCGGCGGGGGAGTGCACGGGCTGTTCGCCCTGGGCTCCAGCAGTGAGGTCGCCTTCCTCACCGACCGGCAGCGGGCCGTCGCCCTCGACACGGTCGTCGAGGCGGTCGCGGGCCGCGTCCCGGTCCTCGCCGGGGTCATCGACATGACCACCCCCCGGGTGCTCGTCCACGCCGAGGCCGCCCGCGAGTCCGGCGCCGACGCCCTGGTGGCAACCGCCCCCTTCTACGCCCGCACCCACCCGCGCGAGATCGCCGCCCACTTCCGCGCGATCCGCTCCGCCGTAGACCTGCCGCTGTACGCCTACGACCTCCCCGTCTCGGTGCACAGCAAGCTCTCCACCGCCCTGGTGCGCGAACTCGCCGAGGACGGCACGCTGGCCGGGCTCAAGGACAGCAGCGGCGACGAGGGCGGCCTGCGTCGGCTCGTCGTCGAACTGGGCGGACGCCACGGCCGCGCCGACGGTCCCGCCCCCTCCTTCAGCATCCTCACCGGCTCCGAACTCACCGTGGACGCCGCCCTGCTGGCCGGTGCCGACGGCGTCGTACCCGGACTCGGCAACGTCGACCCCGCCGGTTACGTCCGCCTCTACGACGCCGTGCGCGGCGGCGACCTGGACGGTGCGGCCAAGGAACAGGAGCGGCTCGTCGAGCTGTTCGGCCTGGTCGACGCGGGCCCGGAGAGCGAGATGGGCCGCAACTCCTCGGCCATCGGCGCCTTCAAGCACGCGCTGCGACTGCTCGGGGTGTTCACCCACGGCACCACCGCCGCCCCCCAGATCCAGCTGGGCGAGGCCTCGGTCGCCCGCGTCGAACGGCACCTGCGCGGCGCCGGCCTGCTGCCGGTCCGATGACCGCACGGCACCCCGACGCACCGGTGATCGGCCTCGACCTGGGCGGCACCAAGATCGCTGCCGCCCTGGTCGGGTCCGACGGCACCGTTCTGGCCCGGCACACCCTGCCCACCCCGGCGACCCGGGGCGCCGAGGAGGTCCTGGACGCGCTGGCCGGGGCCGCCCGCGAGGTGTGGGCGCCCGGCACCACCGCGATCGGCGTCGCCGCGGCCGGCGTGATCGACCCCGCCACCGGGACCGTCACCAGCGCCACCGACACGATCCGCGGCTGGGCCGGCACCGTCCTCGCCGCCGGTCTCGCCGGCCGTACCGGACTCCCCGTGGCCTGCGACAACGACGTACGCGCCGCCGCCGCGACGGAACTGGACGGCCCGGACGACGACGGCACCCTGCTGTACGCCGCCGTCGGCACCGGAGTCGGCGGGGCCGTCGCCGCCGCGGGACGCATGCTGCACGGAGCCGCCGGAATCGCCGGACACCTGGGGCACCTGCCCAGCCCGGAGGCCGACGGGCTGCCCTGCACCTGCGGAGCCACCGGCCACCTGGAGGCGATCGCGGCGGGCCCCGCCATCACCGCCCACTGCGCCCGGCTCGGCGGAGAACCGGCCGACCGCCTCCAGACCGTCGCCGACCGCGCCGCCCTGGGCGACCCGCACGCCGCGGCGGCCATCACGCTCGGCGCCCGCGCCACCGGCCGGGCCCTCGGCGGCCTCGCCAACGCGCTCGGCCCGCACCGCGTCGTCGTCGCCGGCGGCGTGCCCCGCATCGGCGCCCTGTACTGGGACGCCCTGTGCGCGGCCTTCGCCGCGGAACTCATGCCCCCGCTGCGCGGCCTGCGCCCGCGCCCGCCGCGGAGCGGCGCCGACGCCGCGGCCCTCGGGGCGGCCGCCCTGACCCGCACCCTGCCCCTGCACCACCCCCACACCACCGGAGCACCGTCATGACCCCGTCCCCGACCGAGCCCGCCGCCCTGGCCGACCGGTTGAAGGGCCGCCTGATCGTGTCCTGCCAGGCACCCCCCGGCGATCCGATGCGCCACACCGGCACCCTGGTCCGCATGACCCTGGCGGCGCGTTCCGGCGGCGCCGCGGCCGTACGCGTCAACGACCCGGAGGTCGTCGCGGCCACCGTCGCGGCCGCCGGCCTCCCGGTGATCGGCCTGTGGAAGGACGGCGACAGCGGCGTCTTCATCACCCCGACCGTGCGCCACGCGCTGGCCCTGGTCGAGGCGGGGGCCGCGGTCGTCGCCGCCGACGCCACCGCGCGTCCGCGGCCCGACGGCAGCACCTTCGCCGAGCTGGTCGAGGCCGTCCACGCGGCGGGCGCCCTGGTCATGGCCGACGTGTCGACGCCGGGCGAGGGGCGCGCGGCAGCCGGCCAGGGGGCGGACTTCATCGGCACCACGCTGTCCGGCTACGTGCCGGGCTCACCGGTGCAGGACGCCCCCGACCTGGCCCTCGTGACCGACCTCGCCGGCGCGCTCGACACCCCGGTGATCGCCGAGGGCCGTATCGCCACGCCCGAGCAGGCCGCCCGGGCGCTCGCCGCCGGTGCGCACAGCGTCGTCGTCGGCACCGCCATCACCGCGCCGACCGCGCTGACCCGGCTCTTCGCGGACGCCCTGGCCCCCGGACCGGATCCGTCCGGGGACCGGACCTGACGCGGCCTGATCAGACCGCCGGAGCCGGGTACGTCGGGTACTCCACCCCGGAGACGTGCTGCACGACGCGGACGACCTGGCAGGAGTAGCCGAACTCGTTGTCGTACCAGAGGTAGAGGATCGCGTTGTCGCCCTCGACCTTCAGCGCGCCCGCGTCCACGATCGAGGCGTGGCGCGAGCCGATGAAGTCGCTGGAGACGGCGTCGGGCGCGCCGATGAAGTCGATCTGGCGCTTGAGCGGCGAGGTCAGCGACACCTCGCGCAGGTGGTCCAGGACCTCTTCGCGGCTCGCCTCGCGGGCCAGCTGCAGGTTGAGGATCGCGATCGACACGTCCGGCACCGGCACCCGGATCGAGCTGCCGGTGATCCGCGCCTTCAGGTCGGGCAGCGCCTTGGCGACCGCGGAGGCGGCGCCGGTCTCCGTGATGACCATGTTCAGGGGCGCGCTGCGGCCGCGGCGTTCCGACTTGTGGTAATTGTCCAGCAGGTTCTGGTCGTTGGTGAAGGAGTGCACCGTCTCCACGTGACCGCGCAGCACGCCGTACTCGTCCTCCATCGCCTTCAGCGGCGGGACGATGGCGTTCGTGGTGCAGGACGCGCAGGACAGGATCCGCTCGTCCGGCTTGATGGTGTCGTGGTTGACGCCGTGCACGATGTTCGGGACGTCGCCCTTGCCCGGCGCGGTCAGCACGACCTTGTCGATGCCCGGACGCAGGTGCTTCGACAGGCCCTCGCGGTCGCGCCACTTGCCCGTGTTGTCGATGAGGATGGCGTCCTTGATGCCGTACGCCGTGTAGTCGACCTGCGTCGGGTCGTCCGCGTAGATCACCTTGATGGCGTTGCCGTTGGCGAGGATCGTGCGGTTGTCCTCGTCGACGGTGATCGTGCCCTGGAACTGGCCGTGCACGGAGTCGCGGCGCAGCAGCGAGGCGCGCTTGACGATGTCCTCGGCGGCCCGCTCCCCACCCCCGCGGACGACGATGGCGCGCAGCCGGAGCCCGTTGCCCGACCCGGCCTTCTCGATCAGCAGCCGGGCGACGAGCCGGCCGATGCGGCCGAAGCCGTACAGGACGACGTCGCGCCCCTCGCGCCGGTCGATCTTGTTGGCGCCGGTCGCCCCGGCGACGGCCTCGGCCGTGAACTCCTCGACCGACAGACCCCGGTCGTCGGTCCGGTAGGTCGCGGCGAGCATGCCGATGTCGATCTGCGAGGGACCGAGGTCCAGCGCGGTGAGCGCGCGCAGGAAGGGCATCGTCTCGGTGACCGACAGCTCCGCCCCGGCGATCTGGCGGGCGAAGCGGTGGGTCTTGAGGATGCTGACCACCGACTTGTTCACCAGGGAACGGCTGTGCAGCAGGATCGTGACGTCCTGCTCCCGGTGCAGCTTCCCGATCATCGGGATCATCGATTCCGCGGTCTCTTCGCGGTGCTTCCAGTTGGTGAACGAGTCGTCGTTGACAGTCACGTATCTATCTTTCGAGCTAGGCGGCGCTCATATGCTAACCCGACCGGGCTGGTGATCGATCAAGTGGGCCCCTCGCCGATCAGATGAGTGCGGGATCGCGTGTGCGTGGCTCGAACAGGGTTGTGCCGTGGGTGACCGGGTACGCGAGGCTGGACCGCGTCCGCGCCGATCGTCCGTGCGGGCCGCAATGCCGCCGCTACCAGGGAAACTGCCATGGAGACACCCGCGAACGACCACCCCGTGACACCCGCGCAGCGGGCACTGGACGCACTCGCCGAGGCCGCCGCGACCACCGAGTCCGCCGACAACACCGCGGCGCTCGACACGCTCGCGAGCAGCGACGTCCTGGTGCCGGTGCCCGACGACGCGAACGACCAGGACGCCGCCGACCCCGGCATGCTGGCGCTGCCGGTCCTGGAACAGCAGGGCGGCGGCCAGGTCGTGCCCGTGTTCACCTCGGAGCTGGAGATGGCCGACCTGCTGCCGTACGTCTCCCGCTACCGCATGGTGCCGCTGGGCGCCCTCGCCGCGCAGTGGCCCGCCGACGACCTGTCACTGTCCATCGACGCCGGCTCGGAGCACCGCCTCACCCTCACCTCGGACGGCGTGCGCACCCTGCTTGCCCGTCCCTGAGGCCGGGGCCGGAGGGCCCGCGTCCCGGGTCAGGGGCGGGGGCCCTCGTCGTCGTCGCCGAGCGCGCGGGCCAGCGCGGCCCGCTGCAGCGGCAGTATCTCGGCGTGCAGCTCCCGGCCCCTGGAGGTCAGCGTGACGTACACGCCGCGCCGGTCCTCCGCGCACATGGAGCGCCGCACCAGCCCGTCCTTCTCCAGCCGGGCGACGAGCCGGGACAGCGCGCTCTGACTGAGGTGGACCCGGTCGACCAGGTTCTGCACCCGGCACCGGCCGCCGTCGTCGGGCGCCTCGGCCATGAGGAGGTCGAGCACCTCGAAGTCGCTCGCGCCCAGGCCGTGCGGGTGCAGTGCCCGGTCGATCTCGCACATCGTGCGTGCGTGCACCGACAGGATGTCCCGCCACCGCTCCTCGAGCCGCGCACCGGCCGTCCTGGCTCCCATGACTGAACGGTAGCACCGGTACCGATATTGGTTGAATGTGCAAATGGCCCGGTTGGCGGACAGCTGGGCGCCGGCTGCGGGAAGGTGGCGGGACACGGTACGGGCGGGCCCGCAGGGAGGGAGGGCGAGATGCCGAGGACCCCCGTGCACGGCACGCGCCTCGACATCCTGGAGTGGCTGAAGGACCCGGCCGCGCACTTCCCGTCGCAGCGTCACGTCGACCCCGCGGAGCACGGCGTCCACGCGGGCGCCGTCGCCGCCAGGCTCGGCGTTTCCCGCCGGGCGGCCGAGACCCACCTCGGGCTCCTCACCCGACTCGGCCTGCTGCGCGCCAGCCGGATCGGCCGCCGCACCTACTACCGGCGCGACGAGGTGCGGATCGCCGAGGTGGCCCGGATGTTCGAGAAGGGATGGTAGTCGCGGAGGC from Streptomyces sp. CB09001 includes the following:
- a CDS encoding FadR/GntR family transcriptional regulator translates to MRRREPEPKTARQPLRQEVVDGIKAYILRNDLRPGDPLPTEPALCEALGASRSSVREAIRILTALDIVEVRHGHGTYVGRLSLSALVESLTFRGLLSPDDDFQVMSDLIEVRELFERGMAERLVSSLDEEQIDRLEAHVDEMRRAGAGEGHGFVEADRAFHTLLLAPLGNDLIGQLSAAFWDVYVIVAPHLDVFTREHEAATIANHQRIVNAVRDRDPVEFAAALAEHYAPVRLRIEEARARR
- a CDS encoding ABC transporter substrate-binding protein, with the protein product MRYTSAIGVATAVTTGLTACGGPASSGDGSGGSGSGGDTIEAGLSYPLSTGFDPMITSGATPYAANMHIFEGLVDLDPATLVARPALATGMPKKINATTYRATLREGATFHDGSPVTADDVVFSFERVLDEANASLMAQFVPFIDRVTAVDGSTVEFKLKYAFALFPSRISVVRIVPKKIAGADAKSFDARPVGSGPYKFVSAVREDKIVMEAYDKYNGPHPAKAKKMIWRLMSDPSARVSALKSGRVQAIEDVPYIDVEGFTGKDKVESVQSFGLLFLMFNCADKRFRDKRVRQALHYALDTEKIISTALLGNAEAASGYVPATHPDYHKAATVYAHDPARARKLLAEAGVGKLSFTLMLTDNGWVKDIAPLIKESWAAVGVDAELDIQQSPAQYAKIDQGDFEALAAPGDPSVFGNDADLLLRWFYYGFWPENRYGWKGSSAYKRTRSLLDKAAAEADEARRKELWGQVTDLVADEAALYPILHRKLPTAWREGALSGFEPLPTTGLSFIDVGRA
- a CDS encoding dipeptide/oligopeptide/nickel ABC transporter permease/ATP-binding protein — translated: MFAPRSLAGHLARPGTRLRRLPLSSRIALGVLLVVVLGAVFAPLLTQDPLATGVPARAPGADHWFGTDRAGRDVFARVVHGARYSLVIGLGATLLALVLGSALGALAATSRRLADESVMRTLDVVMSFPPIALAAVLVAVFGPSVPVIILTIAFVYSPSLARVVRAGVLEQYGEDYVAAERVVGARRGYIVARHVAINCAAPVLVFATVMVADSIIFEASLSFIGAGVQDPDPSWGSVLAYGRQILLSGGWWATLFPGLCVLVTVLALNVLSEGMTDAAASPDKSRTGGTDSDDDAAAPAPAAEEAEVSAALAELATRLAAMEPAVPPLAEDAADLLVVRDLSIRFPDRYGDTRVVDGISFTVREGETLGLVGESGCGKSITSLAIMGLLARNAEAEGEIRYRGRDLLKLTPKERRALMGPEIAMVYQDAMSSLNPSVLIGTQLKWLTSRGGTRTPAELLELVGLSPERTLRSYPHELSGGQRQRVLIAMALSRGPRLLIADEPTTALDVTVQAQVVELLVRLRDELGFAMVLVSHDLALVGDLAHRVAVMYAGQVAEAGDTRALLTDPAHHYSRGLLGSVVSLESGAERLHQIRGVVPAPRAFGPGCRFASRCAAATDLCATTPPPATDRDAGPDHLFACHHPASASRTPAGNGPASGSGPAKSLEGAR
- a CDS encoding alpha/beta fold hydrolase, with protein sequence MPLTDLTLAQCLALRPNLDEPTDLDAFWEQTLREARNAGGTPGFTPVDTGLTEVTTYDVTVPGFAGEPVRGWLHLPARGSGPLGCVVEFLGYGRGRGLSHEQVLWANAGYAHLIMDTRGQGWSTAGGDTPDTAALNGTVPGFLTRGVESPHDHYYRRVFTDAVRFVETARAHSAVDPDKVVVTGVSQGGGIALAVAGLVPGLAGVMPDVPFLCDIRRGATIAARPPYTEVAEYLRLHRDRTEAVFTTLSYVDAALLAARATAPSLFSIAMMDDICPPSTGFAAYHRYGGPKDLRVYEFNGHEGGGGHHRREQLAWVRELLTAPRPDARTTPTALHDPQLA
- a CDS encoding ABC transporter permease → MVAFLRLALRRVAMMPVMVLGIALLVFVVLQFSPTDPAYNALGESASPEARAAFAEAHGLDDPLPVRYFAFLGDLLHGDLGVTMSPSQPVTDRIATAFPLTLQLTLLGLALAVVLALVFGVLSAVHRDRWPDQVFRVLSMAGIALPSFWIGVLLIQQFALNTPLLPTGGYVNPADSFSGWIESMTLPAVSLALPVASSLARLVRTSMVTELDRDYVRTARGCGLPPFLIIRSVLRNALVTPLTVLGVKVGYMLSGAVVIEAIFDLPGMGKLILEGVNGGDVGLVQGTVLTIAIAFLVVNVVVDLLYLLVNPRIRTV